The Meles meles chromosome 6, mMelMel3.1 paternal haplotype, whole genome shotgun sequence genome has a window encoding:
- the COPS2 gene encoding COP9 signalosome complex subunit 2 isoform X1 — MSDMEDDFMCDDEEDYDLEYSEDSNSEPNVDLENQYYNSKALKEDDPKAALSSFQKVLELEGEKGEWGFKALKQMIKINFKLTNFPEMMNRYKQLLTYIRSAVTRNYSEKSINSILDYISTSKQNSDFLCQMDLLQEFYETTLEALKDAKNDRLWFKTNTKLGKLYLEREEYGKLQKILRQLHQSCQTDDGEDDLKKGTQLLEIYALEIQMYTAQKNNKKLKALYEQSLHIKSAIPHPLIMGVIRECGGKMHLREGEFEKAHTDFFEAFKNYDESGSPRRTTCLKYLVLANMLMKSGINPFDSQEAKPYKNDPEILAMTNLVSAYQNNDITEFEKILKTNHSNIMDDPFIREHIEELLRNIRTQVLIKLIKPYTRIHIPFISKELNIDVADVESLLVQCILDNTIHGRIDQVNQLLELDHQKRGGARYTALDKWTNQLNSLNQAVVSKLA; from the exons GAATACTCTGAAGATAGTAACTCTGAGCCAAATGTGGATTTGGAAAATCAGTACTATAATTCCAAAGCGCTAAAAGAAGATGACCCAAAAGCAGCATTAAGCAGTTTTCAAAAG gttttggaaCTTGAAGGTGAAAAAGGAGAATGGGGATTTAAAGCACTGAAGCAAATGATTAAGATTAACTTCAAGTTG acaaactttccagaaatgatgaATAGATATAAGCAACTATTGACCTATATTCGGAGTGCAGTCACAAGAAATTATTCTGAAAAATCCATTAATTCTATTCTTGATTATATCTCCACTTCTAAACAG aattctgattttttatGTCAGATGGATTTACTGCAGGAATTCTATGAAACAACACTGGAAGCTTTGAAAGATGCTAAGAATGATAGACTGTGGTTTAAGACAAACACAAAG CTTGGGAAATTATATTTAGAACGAGAAGAATAtggaaaacttcaaaaaattttacGTCAATTACATCAGTCTTGCCAG ACTGATGATGGAGAGGATGACCTGAAAAAAGGTACACAGTTATTAGAAATATACGCTTTGGAAATTCAAATGTACACAGCACAGAAGAATAACAAAAAACTTAAAGCTCTCTATGAGCAGTCACTTCACATCAAGTCCGCCATCCCTCATCCACTGATCATGGGAGTCATCAGAG AATGTGGTGGTAAAATGCACTTGAGAGAAGGTGAATTTGAAAAGGCACACACTGATTTTTTTGAAGCCTTCAAGAATTATGATGAATCAGGAAGTCCAAGACGAACCActtgcttaaaatatttggtGTTAGCAAATATGCTAATGAAATCGGGAATAAATCCATTTGACTCACAGGAG gccAAACCATACAAAAATGACCCAGAAATCCTAGCAATGACGAATTTAGTAAG TGCCTATCAGAATAATGACATCACTGAATTTGAAAAGATTCTAAAAACAAATCACAGCAACATCATGGATGATCCTTTCATTAGGGAACACATTGAAG aGCTTTTGCGAAACATCAGAACACAAGTGCTCATAAAATTAATTAAGCCTTACACAAGAAtacatattccttttatttctaag GAGTTAAACATAGATGTAGCTGATGTGGAGAGCTTGCTGGTGCAGTGCATATTGGATAA caCTATTCATGGCAGAATTGATCAAGTCAACCAACTCCTTGAATTGGATCATCAGAAGAGGGGTGGTGCCCGATATACTGCACTAGATAAATGGACCAACCAACTAAATTCTCTCAACCAGGCTGTAGTCAGTAAACTGGCTTAA
- the COPS2 gene encoding COP9 signalosome complex subunit 2 isoform X2 has translation MSDMEDDFMCDDEEDYDLEYSEDSNSEPNVDLENQYYNSKALKEDDPKAALSSFQKVLELEGEKGEWGFKALKQMIKINFKLTNFPEMMNRYKQLLTYIRSAVTRNYSEKSINSILDYISTSKQMDLLQEFYETTLEALKDAKNDRLWFKTNTKLGKLYLEREEYGKLQKILRQLHQSCQTDDGEDDLKKGTQLLEIYALEIQMYTAQKNNKKLKALYEQSLHIKSAIPHPLIMGVIRECGGKMHLREGEFEKAHTDFFEAFKNYDESGSPRRTTCLKYLVLANMLMKSGINPFDSQEAKPYKNDPEILAMTNLVSAYQNNDITEFEKILKTNHSNIMDDPFIREHIEELLRNIRTQVLIKLIKPYTRIHIPFISKELNIDVADVESLLVQCILDNTIHGRIDQVNQLLELDHQKRGGARYTALDKWTNQLNSLNQAVVSKLA, from the exons GAATACTCTGAAGATAGTAACTCTGAGCCAAATGTGGATTTGGAAAATCAGTACTATAATTCCAAAGCGCTAAAAGAAGATGACCCAAAAGCAGCATTAAGCAGTTTTCAAAAG gttttggaaCTTGAAGGTGAAAAAGGAGAATGGGGATTTAAAGCACTGAAGCAAATGATTAAGATTAACTTCAAGTTG acaaactttccagaaatgatgaATAGATATAAGCAACTATTGACCTATATTCGGAGTGCAGTCACAAGAAATTATTCTGAAAAATCCATTAATTCTATTCTTGATTATATCTCCACTTCTAAACAG ATGGATTTACTGCAGGAATTCTATGAAACAACACTGGAAGCTTTGAAAGATGCTAAGAATGATAGACTGTGGTTTAAGACAAACACAAAG CTTGGGAAATTATATTTAGAACGAGAAGAATAtggaaaacttcaaaaaattttacGTCAATTACATCAGTCTTGCCAG ACTGATGATGGAGAGGATGACCTGAAAAAAGGTACACAGTTATTAGAAATATACGCTTTGGAAATTCAAATGTACACAGCACAGAAGAATAACAAAAAACTTAAAGCTCTCTATGAGCAGTCACTTCACATCAAGTCCGCCATCCCTCATCCACTGATCATGGGAGTCATCAGAG AATGTGGTGGTAAAATGCACTTGAGAGAAGGTGAATTTGAAAAGGCACACACTGATTTTTTTGAAGCCTTCAAGAATTATGATGAATCAGGAAGTCCAAGACGAACCActtgcttaaaatatttggtGTTAGCAAATATGCTAATGAAATCGGGAATAAATCCATTTGACTCACAGGAG gccAAACCATACAAAAATGACCCAGAAATCCTAGCAATGACGAATTTAGTAAG TGCCTATCAGAATAATGACATCACTGAATTTGAAAAGATTCTAAAAACAAATCACAGCAACATCATGGATGATCCTTTCATTAGGGAACACATTGAAG aGCTTTTGCGAAACATCAGAACACAAGTGCTCATAAAATTAATTAAGCCTTACACAAGAAtacatattccttttatttctaag GAGTTAAACATAGATGTAGCTGATGTGGAGAGCTTGCTGGTGCAGTGCATATTGGATAA caCTATTCATGGCAGAATTGATCAAGTCAACCAACTCCTTGAATTGGATCATCAGAAGAGGGGTGGTGCCCGATATACTGCACTAGATAAATGGACCAACCAACTAAATTCTCTCAACCAGGCTGTAGTCAGTAAACTGGCTTAA